The Coturnix japonica isolate 7356 chromosome 6, Coturnix japonica 2.1, whole genome shotgun sequence genomic sequence GCGTGCAGCTGGTGGCTGCAGAACTCATGCAGATTTCCTGAAAGCAGTTAAACAAAGTGATCAGCTTGTTAACCTAGGAAGGCACAAGCAGCAGTGACTGTCTAGCAGTACTAGCACTAAGGACCACAAACAGCTTAACACATCTGTGTTCACAGAGGTACAATAATAAGCATTatatcattctatgattcacaaGTATTAGGCCAGTTGTACTAAGTTCACTCTGAATACGTAAGGTTTTCCAATTCCTCCTCCAACTGCAATGTTTTTACTACTTGATCTACCTAAGACTATTCTCTGCATTGAGGCAACTGACAATGGACCAGAATAACACACTGAcccaaaataaatatattttttttgcacagaatACACATGTAACAATTTCTTACCTTGCTAGACCATTTCCGAGCCTCATCATGCAACTGCCTAGCAGCCATCATCATGGGCTGATTAATAGcttctcctgctttctgctctgggaactcctcatctttttcttcagggGGTGGTGGTCTGGGTGGGGGAACCTCACCTTCTGGAAGCGGTGGTTTCGGAGGAGCAAACTCATCAGTCAGCTAAGGAGGGTAAAAATCTTGTTCAGTGCAATGAAGTACAAAGATTAAGCACTGGGTATCATGACAAGGTGGCATAAGCTTatactttcttttgtttttccaagcgCTCCCTGTTTAAGGAAACAACATTGAGTATCTTCTTTCAAATTTTGGACTACTTGGGtttcctttgttctttgttttaagaCTTCTGGCTGCACACCTATGTGGCTGGCCAGTtgacatgttttatttctaagaaataataaatgtattcaAGAAATTTCATCATGCAGTCCACACTTTGTCAGTGACATCAGAGTATTACAGATTTCACGGCACTTACATGAAGATGCTCAAGGTCAGGAGGAGGGGGTGGAAAATCTGGTTCCTGAGGCTGGAAGGCTTCTCTGACTTTGGCCACAGCTCCCAGAATCCTGTATCCAGAATCCAAGAAACTCTTCTGCAAACCTGAATGAAAATCCCATTCCCAGATTAACAGCATTCTCCAGCATTTAGAACTGCAACACTAGCCAAAAGTACATTTCTATACAGTACTACGAAGAGTACACAAATATATCCAAGAAATGAGCAACTTTTAAAAACTACCAAAATGCTCATGAATTTTCATGTaatatcagtattttttttataaaatacataaaatcaaGCTTAGACCAATTAACAGGAACTATTAAAAATCTATGCTTGTTTATGACAAAGATCATGAAATCCTGTCATCAACTAGAATGCTGAATCCTTTTCACTTTGAACATGGCAGAGGTCTTTGATTGCATTTCAAAAGAACAGGATCCAGCAGTTAATGGTGTGATGCTGATCTCAGCAGTCTGGAATTTAAGCATACAGAATTTCCATAATAGGAGATACTTAACTGTACAAGACAAAACAAGCACTACTTCACATCATCTTTCACCAGTAAAAAACACATCTAAAATCAGTTGGCTGAATCCTTACCAGGATCAGAGATATTTCCAGCAACAGCTTTAGCATCCATTACCATTGGTGATATAGTTTTGCTCAGTTCATCAGAAGCAGCTTTAACAGCCTCCCGGAATTTAGGATCTTCTGAATTTTCAACCTCCCGTTTTGCCACAAGCAGGATGCGGTTTGCTCGTCTAGCAATGCTGGTGGCTCCAGCTACCAGCATCTGAGGCTGCATATTGGCCATTGCAACTTTACATTTATCGAGATCTTTCTTAATAGCCTCTTCTGATGCATCCAACAGAGACTTGGTATCGATGGCTTCATCCACTAGTCCTAGAATAAAAGTTGAAAACATTAATAATCCAGTTTCAACTCTGGAAGGAGATATTTGGTATTCCTAAGATCATTTACAACCAGAAAGTAACCATCTTCCAAAATGAGGaatggggaagaggagaagagggtatgaaaaaaaaacagacaaaacgttttgctgctgttgcactTCTGATTATATGTGGTACTTCTAGCACTGTAATTGCGGTCAGGATTGTGCCCGCTAATGACACCCTGAACTCTCGTTCATCTGTTGTAGAATGCTGCTTTTATGAACAAGTGACTTACGTAGCATACATAACAGCATTACCTTCCTTCCAAATTTCTTTATATACATTCAACAATTCTGCACTTTTCTTGTTCACACAAAAGGAAAGACTCCTCTCCTCTGGTTGTGCTTTAACTTAAGGGTGATACGTAGTGACAAAGCAGTAAAGTTTTAAATTTCCAGAAGTTAATTTCAGAGATAGACAAGGATACAGCATACAGTGAGGACTATTTCACCAGCAGCACAAAACAAGAATCTACACTTCAGGACTGAAACCTTTAAGTGTCTCAGAAAGACACAGTAGATTAGGAGCCTTCTTTTATTCACTCCTTTCATCGACATATAACAACTTTGAACACACTTTCTTCCGCTTCTCCTCAATTTTCTGCCCTCATTCTACATGTCAAAAGCACACAGTAAGAAAACCCTCAGTTTGCTACAGCGATGTACCACTGCTAGAAGCTCAAAAGGTATCCTGTTTTTCCCACGTAAGAACTAAAGCCCAGCTTACTCCCCCTCACTCCTCAAAATCAACATCTATAAAGCAAGCTATTTTACTTATACTATAGCATGTTGCACACACAGATTCCTGAAGTCAGACAGCACATTTCTGCTACTCtcatgaatttatttttgttcactGATTATTTCCATGTGCATCCTCAACCCAAACAGAATGGATAATAAGCCATGCTAGGTAGCTGAGTACAAGTATCATCTTCAACGAGAAAGCCTACTTTTACCTGTCATCTTTTCTACATTATCAATCCATTGGTTTTTCATTGTCTCAAAATGCTCATAAGCAGCTTGATTACCAGGATTTCTCAGGAGGATTCGAGCAGCTGACACTACCTGCCAATagaaagtgtttttaattaggaaaatatCAGCATTTAAAAGACATAATAAGTATTCCTGGAATTGCATTTGTTTCAGTACTGAATGTATAGCTCACTTGTAATTCCAGTTCATCCCCTATCTGCTTAAAAATTTACAATGATTCTGAAATCTGTTTAGGATACAAATACTTCTCTAGAACTTCGATTACTTGCTTATACACCAAAAagtgttttctcatttacaaCCAGCTATTGACAGCATTGAAGTACAACATTTAAGACAGACTCACTAATATATAAGCTCTGGATAGAAGCTTAACTCAGAAAGTAAAATGATgtaaaaagcactttttctatttatttcattaagacTAGGTGTAACTATTTCAAGTTACTAACGCTTCTGCCCAAAAGTTGAAGACTGAGACACAGCACTTGGTCACCTCATCATCCCTGGCAGGATTACAAGTATTTGCCATTTGCCTTTCAGAATGTCAGCACTATGCTCTTTGCTGCCATTAAGATCTTACTCTGATAGCAGAAGCATAGGGAAAGTTCCACccaagtcctttccaaccttcatAATAGCTTTTTGAGAGTTAGCAACAAACCTGTGGGGTAAGCTCCCTTGCCGATTTCACTGTTGCCTGAATGCCTTCCACAGTAGTTTTATTAGCAGTTCcaactgcagctgctttttctgctgtagCTCCCAGCCTTGCAGCATGGTTTTCAAAatttgctgctctttcttcaAACACCTGGTtgtcagaaaagaagaatgcatTAAAGAAGCCTCACTTCCCTAACAGAATGGAATATTTCTAAAGTATCAAGTTACAAGACCTCCAAACTTGACACAACTCCTGAGAGGATGCAACAGGACACAACACAAAAGGTTTCAGACTCTCTCTCTCATCCTTCCATTAGTGGACTTCTTTCTTTATGAATTCACTTGTTTTCCCCCAGAGGCTACTATCACGTCTTACAGCTTTGAAATACAATACTAATTCCCAACTTCCATTTTTACAACTACTGAGGTGAAGTCATTTTAGCCTTTTGAAGTCATTTAGTCATTTACAGAGACTAATCTTTGAAcccagaacaaagaaaaaaactgcatttgGAAAACTATGGTTTTTTTACCTAAAAATTGAGGCTTCACAATGGAAAAAACATTCCTCATCCCACAGTTTCATTCAAGGACACAAACCATCCTGTTCCCAAGTTCAGTTCCTCATGGCATTGGGAATCATTATCATTAATCAATAATGTTATGAATCAGCTTATCTAATATTGAGATATGCAATGCAGGAACTGCCGCCAGTGATTCtggtaaataaatatttagcaTGCTCAAAGTAACAGGGTATGAATATCATAGAGAGTAGTTTTTAGTATTTACTTAAGTCTGTCTCCAAGACACCAGAAACATTTCCATGCCAATCATCCCATTCAGAATCATTAAGCGTATATTACATGTTTGTGAAAATATCACTgacttatttttcaaaatactgattcaaaacatcagtttgtttttcataacaGCCATTCTCATAAAACAATTAATAACTCAAGTTCCACGTGGGAAAGACACTACCAAATACTTGCCTCTTCTCTATTGGGAGTATCAGAAGGAGCAGTGGCTGCTACTGCTAACAACTTAATAGGAGTTGTAGTGTCACTAAAAATATCAGACACCTCCTGCGTCATTGCTTCTTGCATCCGTGCTTTGAGATCcttaaaaaaaaggcaaaatttttTACACGTTACACAGAAACATTAAGCTCCTAAGGGTTACAGTCCTACATCATCTTCTCATGACAAACAAAATatgggaaaaagaagcagattaCACTGAAAGCCATAAAGATAAAACAATCTTAGAAGTGCGTTCAATAATCACCTTTTACAGCATTCAAAATGCAAGCATACACTCTACACACTGAAAAAGGATAAGAAGCTATGAATGGGATTATTTGAGACCCTGCCCCTCAGATTTGCAATGCTAACACACTCTCTTCATTGAAAGTAAgacttccttttatttttaacttctaaaTCATTCATTTGGAATTAGACCAGGGTAGTATGGTTGGACTtctggttggacttgatggtcttgaagatcttttccaatctgagtgattctataatattttttataatctCTGTGGCATAATATCAAGGTTTTCATATTAAAGAGTGCTCTAAGTCTTCCAGGTAAACTTACATAGCTTTTTGCTCCTCCACCTACATACAAGGTCTTTATCAGAGCAGTGCAAATAATTCCACATACATGTGTTTCACAGcacaagatttatttatttatttatttttaccttcaaGGAGTCCTGAAGCTGAGCAGCAATTGCCCTGGCCTGAGGAGAATCTCCCTCCCCTCTTGCTGCAAGGTCAGCAAGCTGAGCAGCCAGCTGGTCTACACGGTCACATTTGGCAAGCAGGTCCTGACGATAAGGTCCCATCATGACATTGGCTAAACGACGACCTTCTGCAACCAAACCCCGAATTGCTGCCTGGCCTGCAGTGGAAGAAGATGCAGGACATTAACATACCAGAGAAACAGAACTTGAAAGCCCAGCTCAGCTCGAGTGTACCATGAACTAACTGATATCCTAGAATTTCTGGGTTAGGAACACATTTCCAGGTGATAAGAAGTatctgcagcagcttcccagtAAGCAAAAGCAGCTCAAAACTATAAAAACAATTATACTCTCACCaatttatttcatctgttaCTGCAAGTGAGGCCCTGAGATGAATCCCTTTAGCTAGGATGGCCTCAAGATCACCATTACAGCAGTGGGATATTCTTACATAAGTCATCTGTCAACTCCTATAGAAATCATTTGTAAATTTCATGTACTGAAATTCATCTCCATGTGATTTCAAGCCATAAGCTGAGCAGGAAGAAGGTATGAGTACAAAACCAGGttgcaaaaaataaagaaaattaaaaaaaaataataataaaaaaaatcagagtatCCTCTTCAGGCCTTCCAGAAATCATGGGTTTAATAACGTGTGGTGTCCACGAttggagaaaagggagaaaaaaacaaagaaaaacaacttatGAAgcaggttgattttttttttaattgtttaaaaacTTCCTTTTAGTTGGATAATTTCCTTCACTCAATCACAGCTTCCTGTTCTTTCATTAACAATATGCTTCTGCTCTTTCAGTAATAGGATAGTGTTCTTTTTAACGGAAGCCATCATATTCAAAACACATTAAGTTTTTTAAAGACTTACTGAAGAATCATTTTCAGCCAATACCAACATACAAGTAACTCAAGCTCATAATTAAGCtcaaaattactttaaaataagttGTTATAGAGCCTGACTATTCAATATTCAACTGTAATGATAAGAAAGCTCGTAAGCGTAGCAAGGTCTGTTCCTGCTACAACACCCCAAGATGACTTTCAGCCAAGTGCAGCCAAACAGGTGCATTTCGGTGTTTCAGAAGCAGTAGTTTCAATCTTAAAAATTACAAAGTTTCACCATAAAACTGTGATAGAGAAGAACATTCTGGAACACTTACCTACTCCCCGATCATCAACTGTAGGATTATCTATCCACCTTTGAGCTTGCTCAATCTTTCCCTCCAAATGGACAGCTGCTTTCACCGGCCTAGTATTAGCtacagctctgtttgttttggacTGTAAATTCTGAAGTGATGTAGCTATTTGCTTGGCCAGTGCACGGGCCTCAGGAGAGTCGCCTTTCCCACTgaggatttaaagaaaaaagtcactTAAAGGTCATTTACAGCTAATCCCAAATTAAATTCGGTAGGAAAAAGATGACACAAGGAATGGTACTTTATCTTTTCAATAAGGTCAAACTTGAGATTTGGATCTCAGAAGAAATAATGCCTGCCATCCATAAATCCCCATTCCACTCTGTTGCTGTAGCACCTTGATATTGCTTTTGTTCAATGCAGCActggagcagaggaaggcaTGGTATTATCATTGATGACTTTGATTTCCCATAACCACAATCACCTGCAATAACACTATGCAGATTACAAGTACAAAATTAAGCAGCAGACACTAAGCTATTCATAAaccagaaaagagaatgaattaGAACCTACAGAAGGAAATGTCAAGAAAAATCTGAAGAGTAACTTCTTAAGAAAAAGTATTACCTCCATACTGCTACTGGCCATAGATTAAAGATCACAGTTTTTACAGTGATCATTTCTCACTACAGTTTTCAAGTAAACCCTTTGCAAAACTGATGCTGAAACACTACGAGCAGCTGAGCACTGAATACAATGTAGCACAATTTTCTCACATTTATACAGTTACAGGTTCCACAACACCTGGCTCAAGATCAAAATGAGTGATAATCTACCCTACCAGACAGTAATTTGCTCAGCAAAAGACACTGATATTTGTCTGTATAAACAAGCTTAAATTTCACATTATCTCACTCTTTTCAGGTGCTTTGATACTGCCAAGGCAATTACCTGCAAAATCTTTCACaggcagtgaaaaaaataataaaaatcttattGATACGCAACTCTGGGTAATCTCATTTGGAGGAAGTTGATGCAAATCAGGTTTTAGGATAGAAATTAaactgaagcattaaaaatgataCTATATTTTGCAGATGAAATTTCTAAAGGCATGTTAAAAAATTCTggctccccccagcccccccaaGAACTGCACAGTTATTTGATAGTTATTTGCATTccatttgtattaaaaaaactGAGAAGTGAAACATGTCTATTCCACAGTTGCTGGAGGAAAATGCTTCCCAAAATTAATCATTAATATTCTGGTTAATTACTTCACAACTTCGAACAGCAAATTaaagcaactgaaaataaaaaactataTAGTAAGACAATAAATACATACTGTCGTCGCAGATCTGATAGCTTAGCTGTCAAAGCAGAGATTTCCCCCAGGGAGCGAAGGATATCATCTCTTTCTTTAGGCTCCTCACACAGTTCTGCAACTTTCCTTGCTTCAGCCATAATCCCTCGAATGTgttcttctccttcacttccGGCATTGGGATCTGCGAGCCAGTTCTTAATAGAAAGAAGTTGTAGGTGAATGAAGATGAACTGTCTTCTGTCCGTTCCTTGTCCCCTCAACATTtgccaaaaatattttgagaagtGAAGTTTAACTAGCTGTTTTAATGACTCATGAGCTTGGAGGGTTCCAATGATTAACAACCGATACTGTTGTGCACCATGTAACACATTCCTTGCAAAGCCCTTACTAAAAAATTACATTATCAGGCTTTTCATCTGGTTAcatgtatatatctatatctatctatctatctataaaCACAAACAGTTTCACTGGTGCTGTTTTGCTGTAGATTCTATACCCTGAACTCCAAAACAGATCCCACTTATCTGTGCTGTCTGAAactattctttccttttataaGATCTGTTTATGTCCTAAGTTACAGCATTTCCTCATTGTAAATTTCTAACACTCGAGTTTTTAGCAATACTAAACAATCTACGAAGAAACAAAGCTCTAACAAAAATCTTGGCATCATGAATTTAGTATTTTCCTGACTGAAGACAAATATTTCCTACATACTCCTCCTAAAGAGAAACTGTGTTGCATTTGGATACACCTGCAAAAGTTTAGTGTAACACATAACAATTTCctgaagcatttatttaatcATCAGTGATACCTGAGCAGCATCAATCTTCTTCGCAATAGCCTGCTTAGAGTTTGTCATGGCCTCCAATTTCCGGGCTGCATTCTCCACTTTTGCAGTGAGCAAATCCAGGCCTTGTGACACCTGCTGCGCCTTCTGCATTGCCATTGGTGTAGCACCCTGCCCTCTGCCAAAGAACATCACAAATTCAACTCAGAATTGAGCAAAGCCCTTCTCTAATGAAGAAGTGCCAAAAAGTAGTTAGGAGAATTCCCAGCAACTACTGCAAGAGTTACAGTATTTAATCATATTGTTTGtaccttgaaaagaaaaagtaattcagGAGAAAATATTATACCATGAAACCATTATCTGTCCCCCTAACAGATCATCTTTAATagctttctgtgtttcctgcATGGgttctttttcacctttttttttttttattattattattatttttagggGCAGGGGACAGTGAGTGCCACAACAAAAACGAATTGACACTCCAACACTCCAACTTGAAGATTTACTACATtgaagagcagctgaaaaaaaaacgTTTAGCACAAAGAGTCCTCCTTTCCTAAACATTAGGAAACAATGCAACAAGTAAAACTATGCAACTGTGAGTTCAGAATAGCTGTTTAAATAGCAGTGGGAAACTGTCCATTAAAAGTAATAGATTTACCGAGCTCGGAGATCAGCAAGTTGATCCGTCATCTGGCCCAAAGTTTTGCATGTTCCCAGAATCTCCCTGCGTTCTTTGCCTGCACACAATTCTCCTGCTTTTCCAGCTTCATCAAGGATCTGCCTTATTGCTTGCTCACCAGCATCCCCTAAAAGGTACAAGTCAGTTAGTAAAAATATCAAATCATACATTCCTTGGTATCTTTTAATAACCTGCTGAGATGTCCCACCACACTAATTGCACCAGGCTCAGACATTAGAACATATTTACCAAAGCATACAGCATACAACAAATGTGATCATTATGAGATCACGTTTCTGAAACGGCATAGCATAGTAATAATGAAGTACACCATGTACCACCTAtttcaagaaatataaaaattctGTTATCATAGTTTGATTTCTGTAAGCAGAAATTCCTAAAACTTGTAATGTATTCaggcagagaacagaaagagcaATAAGGAAAGATTCATCCCTCTCCTTGCAGTCCATCTCCAATTCCACCCTCTCATGTTATGAGTACTGGCACCTCTGGTTTCTCAATGAAGTTACCATAGTGGAATGACTCAGAAGTCCTGCCAGAAGGACACTCAGGTGATAAAAAATATTATGCAGTTAGTCTGGAGTGACTATTGAGTAAGATctgtcttaaaataatttttagaatTATTATTGTATTTGTCTCTAGCTACCAAATACTTTATGTTTCACTGCATTAATTGTCACCACAAACATCAGAAGGCTCTGAAACTAGTCATTGTTCTGGCACTGAGTGaggcaaaagaaacaagatCAGAAGTGtaagcagcagctccacagatAACAGTCATTCACATTcaactttgttttattttggcttcAGTTTCAGAGGAAACTTTTCAGATAAGGTCTTTAAAGTCCAAATGGAACAGGCCTCCACCTGCTTTTACTTGCTTAAAAGATGCAAAGTAAGGCAAAGCATTTTATATAAATCAAGGTGCCATTAGaccatttttaatgcatttattgcACCTTCTCTgttaagcattttctttcaagacaAAGAATAATACTTAAATTATTATTAGATAAACCTAAAGTtatataaacatgaaaatacagGAGGAGGAGTTTCAAGGATTAGCCACTACTGCAGTTCAGTACTGTTAGATGCAATTTATGTGGTTTTGATTTTATGAGCagaatacatatatacatatgcatatatacatacacacacacactataaTGAGTATACTTAGACAATTTGAAACAGGGAAAGATCATGAGAACAACGAATACAATCTGCTCGATTTCCAGGTTATAAAGAAAACACCATGGGCTGCTTCAAAATGATTCACTACATGTAGGTTATTGATATCCAAAGGCAATTTTGCATCACACAAGTGAATTATTCACacctttagaaaaagaaatcagaatactgtcaggtttctgtttatttttattattacctGGAGGTGCGTTTGGATCTCTCAGCCAACCTTTTGCCTGGTTCATCTTCGAATCTATTAGGGCTAAAGCTCTTTTCATGGCTTCAGTGTCCTTTGCAAAAGAGAAACCACCATAATGATTTTCAAAAGCTCGAAGCATGAATAGCCAACTTgatgaaagcagacagaagtCGTATAAAGCACAGCCTACTTACAGAAACATATCCATGTAAGCAGCTCAAAACCCATTTTCAAACTAGCAGATCATAGTCACTTCTTTCCAAATCAGACAGACATTTTCATTCACTCAAAATGCAGGAAATACACATGCAGATTCagtgatgtttctgtttctttatttactaGTGTTTTACTTTCTCAAGTCAGAGCTCTAATAAGCATTTATCTTAAGAGTTAGTACCATTTTTCACCTTAGTGTATATCATAGCATGAAGATTAGAgtcaacatttaaaaaatggaaatcagCCAGTGAGTTTTGCAACTTCTGTGCACAAGACTGCACATCTGCGTTTTTCAcctgttctgttgttttatgtCAAATAACTTCTGCCTGCATTCAGTTCAACCAATAGTTAATTCCTCCAGTTCTCAATCAGGGAGTTTACTGTCTGCAGAGACTTAAAACACACATTCATCCGCAGCTGCTTCAACCTCAGAACATCTCTTCCAGGAACATTATAGAAGCTGCTTCTTTGACTGCTATGATGCTATTATTCAGCATGTCTTCACCTTGAGGAGCTAAAAGTACTCGGTCCTTATCTTTACTCTATCATACTCTATCAGTTGACTGTTCATGTTTCATCCCTCCACTAGAGGCCACAAGTTTTCTGCCCTATGCAAATGTCAAGACAATCAACAGAGcagatcccttccaacagaACTTATTCTGTTCTATTCAACACTACATATATATTACCAGAGTAACAAGTACCTTAAGTAACAAGTTGGGAGAAAGCCAAAATAGCTTTTTACCACACATGTAATGGAAATAACTTCCAATGCATATAACATCCCATTATTAGTATACAGATGACGAAAAGAAGCctggccctgtgctgctggctgaatTGAACTACCCATGTCCAGCTGCTACAGAGAGCAGCCTGCTCCCAGAATCAAGGAGCAGTCATCTGATTTAATGTGAGGTAACCTGacaacaattaaaaatagaaaataaaaaaatgacaCTTTAGTGGAGCAGCTCATTCTGCATTCTTAGTCCTAGAGATACTTTCCTGTAAATGTTCTGGCCTTAAAGCCTGTTTTATTCAGCTATGTCAGTCTTTCAGCAATTCACACATTGCAACTCAGCCAGCCACTATCTCACAGGTCACCTGACACTGCTGGATATTTCTAAGGGTTGTTGAATCACTGCCCTAAAGAGGCCAACAAAGCAGAATGTTTTACAGCTGGAGGACTGGTTCTTAAATCTTGAAACAAGGCCTCGGGGCTTAGGCCAAGACCTAAAGGACAGGACACTCAGCtagggctgggagggggcacAACAGTCTCCAAGTCATCTTCTATACAGCATGAGAATTGTGCATTTAATGCATGCTTATTTACTTAACTCTCATCATACAACAAACTAAAAGCTGAAATGCACATGGAAAAAACCTCACCAGCTGTGATGGGTGGTATCagagttttctgttgttttatgtaTGGGCTGGAGTAACTTCAGCTTGGAATGAATAGCTACTGGAGGCCTGTCCACCCATaaataatttgaaacaaaagGATTAACTGAATTTTTAATAAGGTGACAGATGTTGTTTAGTGTGTTCATGAGATGATAGGTGTGGGATGGCTGTGAAAAGAGTGTCGGATGGATGGGAGGGTGCAAAGACCCGTTCTCCTCTTTTTACTGAAGCAGGCTTTTCTGTCAtctcagctgtctgcagaagaGCAGATACAGCAAAATGATAAAGAAGGCTCTGAATTTCTTATCAAGGGATAAATTTAAGGGCATTTCAGCTTCTACATTCACCATTACCCAAGCAACACCAGCATTCACCTGTTCTATCATACAAAGGCCACAGAACTGAATTGATCTACAATACAAATATTA encodes the following:
- the VCL gene encoding vinculin isoform X4 produces the protein MPVFHTRTIESILEPVAQQISHLVIMHEEGEVDGKAIPDLTAPVSAVQAAVSNLVRVGKETVQTTEDQILKRDMPPAFIKVENACTKLVRAAQMLQADPYSVPARDYLIDGSRGILSGTSDLLLTFDEAEVRKIIRVCKGILEYLTVAEVVETMEDLVTYTKNLGPGMTKMAKMIDERQQELTHQEHRAMLVNSMNTVKELLPVLISAMKIFVTTKNTKSQGIEEALKNRNFTVEKMSAEINEIIRVLQLTSWDEDAWASKDTEAMKRALALIDSKMNQAKGWLRDPNAPPGDAGEQAIRQILDEAGKAGELCAGKERREILGTCKTLGQMTDQLADLRARGQGATPMAMQKAQQVSQGLDLLTAKVENAARKLEAMTNSKQAIAKKIDAAQNWLADPNAGSEGEEHIRGIMAEARKVAELCEEPKERDDILRSLGEISALTAKLSDLRRHGKGDSPEARALAKQIATSLQNLQSKTNRAVANTRPVKAAVHLEGKIEQAQRWIDNPTVDDRGVGQAAIRGLVAEGRRLANVMMGPYRQDLLAKCDRVDQLAAQLADLAARGEGDSPQARAIAAQLQDSLKDLKARMQEAMTQEVSDIFSDTTTPIKLLAVAATAPSDTPNREEVFEERAANFENHAARLGATAEKAAAVGTANKTTVEGIQATVKSARELTPQVVSAARILLRNPGNQAAYEHFETMKNQWIDNVEKMTGLVDEAIDTKSLLDASEEAIKKDLDKCKVAMANMQPQMLVAGATSIARRANRILLVAKREVENSEDPKFREAVKAASDELSKTISPMVMDAKAVAGNISDPGLQKSFLDSGYRILGAVAKVREAFQPQEPDFPPPPPDLEHLHLTDEFAPPKPPLPEGEVPPPRPPPPEEKDEEFPEQKAGEAINQPMMMAARQLHDEARKWSSKPVTVINEAAEAGVDIDEEDDADVEFSLPSDIEDDYEPELLLMPTNQPVNQPILAAAQSLHREATKWSSKGNDIIAAAKRMALLMAEMSRLVRGGSGNKRALIQCAKDIAKASDEVTRLAKEVAKQCTDKRIRTNLLQVCERIPTISTQLKILSTVKATMLGRTNISDEESEQATEMLVHNAQNLMQSVKETVREAEAASIKIRTDAGFTLRWVRKTPWYQ
- the VCL gene encoding vinculin isoform X1 — its product is MPVFHTRTIESILEPVAQQISHLVIMHEEGEVDGKAIPDLTAPVSAVQAAVSNLVRVGKETVQTTEDQILKRDMPPAFIKVENACTKLVRAAQMLQADPYSVPARDYLIDGSRGILSGTSDLLLTFDEAEVRKIIRVCKGILEYLTVAEVVETMEDLVTYTKNLGPGMTKMAKMIDERQQELTHQEHRAMLVNSMNTVKELLPVLISAMKIFVTTKNTKSQGIEEALKNRNFTVEKMSAEINEIIRVLQLTSWDEDAWASKKDTEAMKRALALIDSKMNQAKGWLRDPNAPPGDAGEQAIRQILDEAGKAGELCAGKERREILGTCKTLGQMTDQLADLRARGQGATPMAMQKAQQVSQGLDLLTAKVENAARKLEAMTNSKQAIAKKIDAAQNWLADPNAGSEGEEHIRGIMAEARKVAELCEEPKERDDILRSLGEISALTAKLSDLRRHGKGDSPEARALAKQIATSLQNLQSKTNRAVANTRPVKAAVHLEGKIEQAQRWIDNPTVDDRGVGQAAIRGLVAEGRRLANVMMGPYRQDLLAKCDRVDQLAAQLADLAARGEGDSPQARAIAAQLQDSLKDLKARMQEAMTQEVSDIFSDTTTPIKLLAVAATAPSDTPNREEVFEERAANFENHAARLGATAEKAAAVGTANKTTVEGIQATVKSARELTPQVVSAARILLRNPGNQAAYEHFETMKNQWIDNVEKMTGLVDEAIDTKSLLDASEEAIKKDLDKCKVAMANMQPQMLVAGATSIARRANRILLVAKREVENSEDPKFREAVKAASDELSKTISPMVMDAKAVAGNISDPGLQKSFLDSGYRILGAVAKVREAFQPQEPDFPPPPPDLEHLHLTDEFAPPKPPLPEGEVPPPRPPPPEEKDEEFPEQKAGEAINQPMMMAARQLHDEARKWSSKGNDIIAAAKRMALLMAEMSRLVRGGSGNKRALIQCAKDIAKASDEVTRLAKEVAKQCTDKRIRTNLLQVCERIPTISTQLKILSTVKATMLGRTNISDEESEQATEMLVHNAQNLMQSVKETVREAEAASIKIRTDAGFTLRWVRKTPWYQ